GGCGGTGACCGGCGTCAGCGCGGTGGAGCCGAATGCGCCGTTCGTGGCGTTTGTCGAGCAAGCCGTGGCGCAGTTGTTCCAGCAGGATGTGCTGAAGCAGGCGCGGGTGATTACCCCGCAACTGCTTGCCGAGTCGATTCAGGCCGACTGGCGCTCGCTGTCGGCGGCGCAGGTGTTCTGGCTGCCGCTGATCGACCGCCAGGGCGAGGTGTTCGGCGGTCTGTGGCTGGCCCGCGATGTGCCGTGGAATCCTTCCGAACAAGTGCTGCTGTCGCAACTGGGCGACACCTACAGTCACGCCTGGCTGGCGCTGCAGCCGCGCAAACCGTGGCGCCTGCGCTGGACGCGCAAGCGTCAGGTGGCGTTGGTGGCGTTGCTGTTGCTCGGGTTGCTGATCCCGGTGCGCCAGTCGGTATTGGCTCCGGCGGAGGTGGTGCCGCAGGGCGGGCGCGTGGTCGCGGCGCCGCTGGACGGGGTGATCGCCGAGTTTCTGGTCAAGCCCAATCAACCGGTGAAAACCGGCGACCTGTTGCTGCGGTTTGAAAGCACCACCCTCAAGGCCCAGGCCGATGTGGCCGAGCGTGCCTTGGGCGTGGCGGAAGCGGAACTGAAATCCAACTCGCAACGTTCATTTGCCGATGCCGAATCCAGTGCCAGGGTCGATTTGCTCGCCGCCCGTGCCGAGCAAAAACGCGCCGAGCGCGATTACGCCCGCGAGTTGCTGGCGCGCAGCGAAGTGCGCGCGGAGCGTGACGGCATTGCAGTGTTCGCCGATGCCGAGCGCCTGACCGGCAGACCGGTGCAGACCGGCGAGCGGTTGATGGAAATCGCCGACCCGAATCAGGCCGAACTGCGCATCGAGCTGGCGGTGGGCGACGCGATTGCGCTGGCGCCGGGTGCCGAAGTTGCGCTGTTTCTCGACAGCGATCCGTTGCAGCGCCACCTCGCCACGCTGGAGCGCTCGGCTTACGAGGCGCAACCGACGGCGGGCGGGCAACTGGCTTATCGACTGGATGCCAATTTTGCTGATGCGCCACCGCGTATCGGCCTGCGCGGCACGGCAAAAATTTTCGGTGATCGCGCCCCGCTGGCCTTGTACCTGCTGCGCCGCCCTCTGGCCGGTCTGCGCCAGAGCGTGGGCCTGTAAATGAATCTGCCGAGCCTGCGTGCCGACCTGCAACTGTCGCCCGCGGCGCCGGCACTGGACGGTTCACCGCGCTGGACCCTGGCCGATCCGGTGCGCGGTCGCTATTTCAAACTCGGCACAGCGGCGATGCGTCTGCTGCGCCATTGGTCGCTGGGCGATGCCGAACAGGTGCTGCGCGCCGCCAACCGCGAACCGGGCTTGCCGCTGGACGTTGTCGAGCTGGAGCAACTGCTGACATTTCTGCGGGGGCATGATCTGATCAGCGCCCTCGACGATCAGCAGCGTGTCAGTTACTCGCTCAAGGCCCTCGCGCAACGCCAGAGCCTGTGGAAAATCCTGCTGCATCAATACCTGTTTTTCCGTATTCCGCTGTGGCGCCCGGACGCCTTTCTCAACCGCGCCTGGCCCTGGCTGGAGCGCTTCGGCCCGCGGGTGTTGCGCTACGGTTTGCCGCTGACGCTGGGTCTGGGAGTGTTTCTGGTGTCGCGGGACTGGCAGCGCTTTGTCGGTACTTTCCCGCACCTGTTCAGCCTTGGCGGCGCATTGGCGTTCGGCGTTGCGTTGTTCTTTGCCAAGCTGTGCCACGAGTTCGGCCATGCATTCATGGCCAAGCGTGCCGGGTGTCGGGTGCAGAGCATGGGCGTGGCGTTCATGGTCTTGCTGCCGATGTTTTACACCGATGTCAGCGATGCCTGGCGGGTCAACGATCGGCGTGCGCGGCTGCTGATCGGTGCCGGTGGGGTGCTCGCGGAACTGCTGCTGGCGTGCATCGCGCTGCTGGCCTGGTCGCTGTTGCCCGATGGCCCCGGGCGCACGGCAGCGTTCATGCTCGCCAGCGCCACGTGGATCACTACGCTGGTGGTCAACCTCAACCCGTTCATGCGTTTTGATGGCTATTTTCTGCTCAGTGATCTGTGGGAGGTCGACAATCTTCAGGGGCGAGCCTTTGCCCTGTGTCGCTGGCGGTTACGCGAATTTTTGTTCGGCTATGGCGCTCCGGCGCCGGAGCCTTGGTCGCCGAAGATGCAACGGCGTTTGCTGATCTGGGGGTATGGCTCGTGGTTGTGGCGCGCGGCGTTGTTTTTCGGGATCGCGCTGGCGGTCTATCACCTGTTCTTCAAGGTGTTGGGGATTTTCCTCATGCTGGTGGAACTGGTCTGGTTCATCTTCCTGCCAATCATGAATGAGTGGCGCCAGTGGTGGAGCCGCCGCGAACAGGCCCAC
The Pseudomonas fluorescens genome window above contains:
- a CDS encoding efflux RND transporter periplasmic adaptor subunit; translated protein: MNAPVAGAAEQVFARFLDLERQTRAARDASQLAYSLVNDGQSLFGFRHAALLIAGKVQAVTGVSAVEPNAPFVAFVEQAVAQLFQQDVLKQARVITPQLLAESIQADWRSLSAAQVFWLPLIDRQGEVFGGLWLARDVPWNPSEQVLLSQLGDTYSHAWLALQPRKPWRLRWTRKRQVALVALLLLGLLIPVRQSVLAPAEVVPQGGRVVAAPLDGVIAEFLVKPNQPVKTGDLLLRFESTTLKAQADVAERALGVAEAELKSNSQRSFADAESSARVDLLAARAEQKRAERDYARELLARSEVRAERDGIAVFADAERLTGRPVQTGERLMEIADPNQAELRIELAVGDAIALAPGAEVALFLDSDPLQRHLATLERSAYEAQPTAGGQLAYRLDANFADAPPRIGLRGTAKIFGDRAPLALYLLRRPLAGLRQSVGL
- a CDS encoding efflux RND transporter periplasmic adaptor subunit — encoded protein: MNLPSLRADLQLSPAAPALDGSPRWTLADPVRGRYFKLGTAAMRLLRHWSLGDAEQVLRAANREPGLPLDVVELEQLLTFLRGHDLISALDDQQRVSYSLKALAQRQSLWKILLHQYLFFRIPLWRPDAFLNRAWPWLERFGPRVLRYGLPLTLGLGVFLVSRDWQRFVGTFPHLFSLGGALAFGVALFFAKLCHEFGHAFMAKRAGCRVQSMGVAFMVLLPMFYTDVSDAWRVNDRRARLLIGAGGVLAELLLACIALLAWSLLPDGPGRTAAFMLASATWITTLVVNLNPFMRFDGYFLLSDLWEVDNLQGRAFALCRWRLREFLFGYGAPAPEPWSPKMQRRLLIWGYGSWLWRAALFFGIALAVYHLFFKVLGIFLMLVELVWFIFLPIMNEWRQWWSRREQAHGARVLLSSLAVLGLLLVLIVPWRSAVELPTMLESGRASALHAPVAARVKSVKVADGQKVAQGDVLIELESPDLDSQQAIVRREIQIQQLLMRRQAGRSETAADASIIEQRLAEAVAQYRGLSARRERLLLRAPHAGTVRDLLPNLTPGRWLSSKDALARVVEDGLRLRGYIAEAELWRVKPGATGRFIADDPMHPAISVKLDEIDTNGVAYVDQEALTSDHHGPIAVRRDQQQRAEPVQAQYGARLTTLDQPPAPVQPLRGVVVLQGRGESVLGVAWRRLAALGVRESGF